From the Hylaeus volcanicus isolate JK05 chromosome 4, UHH_iyHylVolc1.0_haploid, whole genome shotgun sequence genome, one window contains:
- the LOC128875644 gene encoding uncharacterized protein LOC128875644, with amino-acid sequence MRSVVFVALIIACAFALLVENAYANTSTTTTPKQVKEPKEIKETATASKDLKDAVKAAKEAKKNKKDCLKECGTEYEPICVHDPNDANYKPRTFGSQCALDVHNCEMGTKLAVKDKGKCPGTENERLG; translated from the exons ATGAGGTCGGTCGTATTTGTGG CGTTGATTATCGCGTGCGCGTTTGCGCTTCTCGTCGAGAATGCGTACGCCAACACTTCGACCACAACCACCCCCAAGCAAGTTAAGGAACCAAAGGAGATCAAGGAGACCGCGACAGCCTCGAAGGACCTCAAGGATGCCGTCAAGGCAGCCAAAGAGgctaagaaaaataagaaagactGCTTGAAGGAGTGTGGAACCGAATACGAGCCGATTTGCGTTCACGACCCGAACGATGCCAACTACAAACCTAGAACCTTCGGTTCGCAGTGCGCTTTGGACGTTCACAACTGCGAGATGGGAACGA AGCTGGCGGTGAAGGACAAGGGCAAGTGTCCTGGGACCGAGAACGAAAGACTTGGTTAG
- the LOC128875626 gene encoding platelet glycoprotein V-like isoform X3 — MGVTEEDWEICAEGPCRCQPEMKTVSCWRQELLDLPAAQLVPRDVLKLDLGGNRLTALHRDTFLDMTRLNHLDLSDNSIEHLPLNLFFSLHAVTHVRLSKNMLRELHRSQFLNMRNLRILDASSNRLRTLPDSLFLSTTSMMMLDLSCNRITSLASGTFHGLTTLEELLLGKNRLSTLAIDLFSDLVNLKFLRLEENRLKDLPDEVFRSQTSLRELNARGNQLATISDGLLLPLQQLQSLEMSNNKITRIDPSAFQGLLALEELQLGHNQIKTLTPGLFSTTGSLKRLVIYSNGIESLSRGVFRGLTNLTSLFLHSNHLRILHPELFQDTPNLRKLQLESNYLSSLPPRILDPVPHIEQLRLARNPWHCDCAASYLAMWLQKKYLACTNGSSDATENVGAWEFGAGAICRGPGTLGGKSLMRLTFHELCEGQWASMRGLAPRIPVDHVGGNSGQPPGPPGPPHDFPSKDSVSGQ; from the exons ATGGGCGTGACCGAAGAAGACTGGGAGATTTGCGCGGAGGGACCGTGCAGATGTCAGCCGGAAATGAAAACTGTGTCCTGTTGGCGGCAAGAGTTGTTGGACCTTCCTGCCGCGCAGCTTGTTCCGAGGGACGTCTTAAAGTT AGATCTGGGTGGGAATCGATTGACGGCACTCCACAGGGATACGTTCCTGGATATGACTCGACTGAATCACTT AGACCTCAGCGACAATTCGATCGAACACCTTCCCTTGAATCTGTTCTTCTCGCTGCATGCCGTCACGCACGTCAGATTGAGCAAGAACATGCTCAGGGAGCTGCATCGGTCTCAATTTCTGAACATGCGAAATCTGCGCATTCT CGACGCGTCTTCCAATAGATTAAGAACTCTGCCGGACAGCCTCTTCTTGAGCACCACTTCGATGATGATGCTCGATCTTTCCTGCAATCGCATCACGAGCTTAGCATCGGGAACATTTCACGGTCTAACGACGCTCGAGGAACTTTTGCTGGGAAAAAATCGTCTCTCGACTTTGGCGATCGACTTGTTTAGCGATTTGGTCAACCTAAAGTTTCTTCGTCTAGAAGAGAACCGATTGAAGGATCTACCGGACGAGGTGTTCCGGAGTCAAACATCGCTTCGGGAACTGAACGCGAGAGGCAATCAGCTCGCGACGATATCCGATGGTTTGCTGCTTCCTCTCCAACAGCTACAGTCTCTCGAGATGTCGAACAACAAGATAACTCGG ATCGACCCGTCCGCCTTTCAAGGATTGCTCGCGCTAGAAGAGCTTCAGCTAGGccataatcaaataaaaaccTTGACGCCAGGACTGTTCTCAACGACCGGGTCTTTGAAGCGGCTGGTGATTTACTCCAATGGCATAGAAAGCCTATCGCGTGGCGTTTTTCGTGGGCTAACCAACTTGACATCTCTGTTTCTGCACTCGAATCATCTGAGAATACTGCATCCTGAGCTATTCCAGGACACGCCCAATCTACGGAAACT GCAACTGGAATCCAATTACCTGTCCTCGTTACCGCCGCGAATACTGGACCCCGTACCCCACATCGAGCAGCTCCGGCTTGCTAGGAATCCTTGGCATTGCGATTGCGCAGCCTCCTACCTGGCCATGTGGTTGCAGAAAAAGTACCTAGCCTGCACGAATGGCTCCTCGGACGCGACGGAGAACGTGGGCGCCTGGGAATTTGGTGCTGGAGCGATATGCAGGGGTCCCGGCACTTTGGGAGGAAAGTCGTTGATGCGTTTAACGTTCCACGAGCTCTGCGAGGGTCAGTGGGCCTCGAT
- the LOC128875626 gene encoding platelet glycoprotein V-like isoform X2 has product MSAGNENCVLLAARVVGPSCRAACSEGRLKVRSGWESIDGTPQGYVPGYDSTESLVSKDTIDNPWNSSHLEGFRSLDRFRDLSDNSIEHLPLNLFFSLHAVTHVRLSKNMLRELHRSQFLNMRNLRILDASSNRLRTLPDSLFLSTTSMMMLDLSCNRITSLASGTFHGLTTLEELLLGKNRLSTLAIDLFSDLVNLKFLRLEENRLKDLPDEVFRSQTSLRELNARGNQLATISDGLLLPLQQLQSLEMSNNKITRIDPSAFQGLLALEELQLGHNQIKTLTPGLFSTTGSLKRLVIYSNGIESLSRGVFRGLTNLTSLFLHSNHLRILHPELFQDTPNLRKLQLESNYLSSLPPRILDPVPHIEQLRLARNPWHCDCAASYLAMWLQKKYLACTNGSSDATENVGAWEFGAGAICRGPGTLGGKSLMRLTFHELCEGQWASMRGLAPRIPVDHVGGNSGQPPGPPGPPHDFPSKDSVSGQ; this is encoded by the exons ATGTCAGCCGGAAATGAAAACTGTGTCCTGTTGGCGGCAAGAGTTGTTGGACCTTCCTGCCGCGCAGCTTGTTCCGAGGGACGTCTTAAAGTT AGATCTGGGTGGGAATCGATTGACGGCACTCCACAGGGATACGTTCCTGGATATGACTCGACTGAATCACTTGTGAGTAAAGACACGATCGATAACCCTTGGAACAGTTCTCATCTCGAAGGGTTCCGTTCGCTGGATCGTTTCAGAGACCTCAGCGACAATTCGATCGAACACCTTCCCTTGAATCTGTTCTTCTCGCTGCATGCCGTCACGCACGTCAGATTGAGCAAGAACATGCTCAGGGAGCTGCATCGGTCTCAATTTCTGAACATGCGAAATCTGCGCATTCT CGACGCGTCTTCCAATAGATTAAGAACTCTGCCGGACAGCCTCTTCTTGAGCACCACTTCGATGATGATGCTCGATCTTTCCTGCAATCGCATCACGAGCTTAGCATCGGGAACATTTCACGGTCTAACGACGCTCGAGGAACTTTTGCTGGGAAAAAATCGTCTCTCGACTTTGGCGATCGACTTGTTTAGCGATTTGGTCAACCTAAAGTTTCTTCGTCTAGAAGAGAACCGATTGAAGGATCTACCGGACGAGGTGTTCCGGAGTCAAACATCGCTTCGGGAACTGAACGCGAGAGGCAATCAGCTCGCGACGATATCCGATGGTTTGCTGCTTCCTCTCCAACAGCTACAGTCTCTCGAGATGTCGAACAACAAGATAACTCGG ATCGACCCGTCCGCCTTTCAAGGATTGCTCGCGCTAGAAGAGCTTCAGCTAGGccataatcaaataaaaaccTTGACGCCAGGACTGTTCTCAACGACCGGGTCTTTGAAGCGGCTGGTGATTTACTCCAATGGCATAGAAAGCCTATCGCGTGGCGTTTTTCGTGGGCTAACCAACTTGACATCTCTGTTTCTGCACTCGAATCATCTGAGAATACTGCATCCTGAGCTATTCCAGGACACGCCCAATCTACGGAAACT GCAACTGGAATCCAATTACCTGTCCTCGTTACCGCCGCGAATACTGGACCCCGTACCCCACATCGAGCAGCTCCGGCTTGCTAGGAATCCTTGGCATTGCGATTGCGCAGCCTCCTACCTGGCCATGTGGTTGCAGAAAAAGTACCTAGCCTGCACGAATGGCTCCTCGGACGCGACGGAGAACGTGGGCGCCTGGGAATTTGGTGCTGGAGCGATATGCAGGGGTCCCGGCACTTTGGGAGGAAAGTCGTTGATGCGTTTAACGTTCCACGAGCTCTGCGAGGGTCAGTGGGCCTCGAT
- the LOC128875638 gene encoding uncharacterized protein LOC128875638, whose amino-acid sequence MFLEVGKDSRVARVCGLLLLISVLVSGQDSTRTSSTIDDAVRNATTKLEDDAHEEVIGTVVVGKPEARWEDSPAPKSSKGVEWKSGRQRWSKDSYLEAWRHSRTSTDPREGVVAADASSSGSSQRRREYTLGPVYSPKDSGSTSTSSRIVHGSIDRDSFSMAPSDAYSLPTRMAGDFARIQNSYGPPQPQPQPPRISYGVPSNVHSSYGDYSGGTYLPPQQAYGPPTPTSGYSPSATYEHGAPYGVSATPQFTLPSIDFSWPFALKLNAFTLAKILLKLVIFKMIVKFIAVICLLLFIPKLEIKKTSQGDMDDDEGRRFLNADSRFSDGLNALTLVVSNAMDKYRNVNETRSRSTLDYETFERRARGALSQRDTWQDYADLLRTYVSEETRFVRTNS is encoded by the exons ATGTTCTTGGAGGTCGGAAAGGATTCGCGAGTTGCTCGCGTTTGCGGACTGCTGCTGTTGATTTCCGTCCTTGTCAGCGGTCAAGATTCGACGAGGACCTCTTCGACGATCGACGACGCCGTCAGGAATGCGACGACTAAGTTGGAGGACGATGCTC ACGAAGAGGTGATCGGCACGGTCGTTGTCGGTAAACCGGAGGCTAGATGGGAAGATTCGCCTGCGCCGAAATCGTCGAAGGGCGTCGAGTGGAAGAGCGGAAGGCAGCGGTGGTCCAAAGACAGTTATCTCGAAGCGTGGAGACACTCTCGGACCAGCACGGATCCTCGCGAAGGAGTGGTCGCGGCGGACGCGAGCAGTTCTGGATCCTCTCAGCGCAGAAGGGAATACACGCTAGGTCCCGTTTACTCGCCAAAAGACTCGGGGAGCACTTCGACGTCCTCGCGGATAGTTcacggatcgatcgatcgagacTCTTTCTCGATGGCCCCGAGCGACGCATACTCTCTTCCAACGCGGATGGCAGGTGACTTTGCCAGGATTCAGAACTCTTACGGACCACCGCAGCCGCAGCCTCAGCCGCCTCGGATCTCGTACGGTGTACCTTCCAACGTTCATTCTTCTTACGGAGACTACTCCGGCGGTACATACTTGCCGCCACAGCAAG CGTACGGcccgccgacgccgacgtctgGGTACAGTCCCAGCGCTACCTACGAACACGGAGCTCCATACGGAGTATCCGCGACGCCTCAGTTCACGCTGCCGTCGATCGATTTCTCGTGGCCCTTCGCGCTCAAGCTGAACGCCTTTACTTTGGCCAAGATTCTCTTGAAGCTGGTCATCTTCAAGATGATCGTCAAGTTTATCGCGGTCATCTGTCTGCTGCTCTTCATTCCCAAGCTCGAAATCAAGAAGACCAGTCAGGGAGACATGGACGACGACGAGGGACGTCGTTTCCTCAATG CGGATTCCAGGTTTTCGGATGGATTGAACGCTTTGACGTTGGTCGTGAGCAACGCTATGGACAAGTATCGAAATGTGAACGAGACTCGATCGCGTTCCACTTTGGACTACGAAACGTTCGAACGTCGAGCGCGAGGAGCTTTGAGCCAACGGGATACCTGGCAGGATTACGCCGATTTACTGAGAACCTATGTTTCGGAAGAGACGCGATTTGTTCGAACGAACTCTTAG
- the LOC128875626 gene encoding platelet glycoprotein V-like isoform X1 yields the protein MITADRSLWFLLLLSTKLPETRSWSETSRDCAPSESNFGRTSGSRVSETEDDLAPTLLEELESRLSRLERRLRAVEQPVWQMGVTEEDWEICAEGPCRCQPEMKTVSCWRQELLDLPAAQLVPRDVLKLDLGGNRLTALHRDTFLDMTRLNHLDLSDNSIEHLPLNLFFSLHAVTHVRLSKNMLRELHRSQFLNMRNLRILDASSNRLRTLPDSLFLSTTSMMMLDLSCNRITSLASGTFHGLTTLEELLLGKNRLSTLAIDLFSDLVNLKFLRLEENRLKDLPDEVFRSQTSLRELNARGNQLATISDGLLLPLQQLQSLEMSNNKITRIDPSAFQGLLALEELQLGHNQIKTLTPGLFSTTGSLKRLVIYSNGIESLSRGVFRGLTNLTSLFLHSNHLRILHPELFQDTPNLRKLQLESNYLSSLPPRILDPVPHIEQLRLARNPWHCDCAASYLAMWLQKKYLACTNGSSDATENVGAWEFGAGAICRGPGTLGGKSLMRLTFHELCEGQWASMRGLAPRIPVDHVGGNSGQPPGPPGPPHDFPSKDSVSGQ from the exons ATGATCACTGCCGATCGAAGCTTATGGTTTTTGCTCCTTCTCTCGACGAAGCTGCCCGAGACTCGATCATGGTCGGAAACTTCTCGCGATTGCGCGCCCTCCGAATCGAATTTCGGGCGTACATCTGGATCGAGGGTGTCAGAGACGGAAGACGATCTCGCTCCGACGCTGCTCGAGGAACTCGAGAGTCGTTTGTCGCGTCTCGAGAGAAGACTCAGGGCCGTCGAGCAACCTG TTTGGCAGATGGGCGTGACCGAAGAAGACTGGGAGATTTGCGCGGAGGGACCGTGCAGATGTCAGCCGGAAATGAAAACTGTGTCCTGTTGGCGGCAAGAGTTGTTGGACCTTCCTGCCGCGCAGCTTGTTCCGAGGGACGTCTTAAAGTT AGATCTGGGTGGGAATCGATTGACGGCACTCCACAGGGATACGTTCCTGGATATGACTCGACTGAATCACTT AGACCTCAGCGACAATTCGATCGAACACCTTCCCTTGAATCTGTTCTTCTCGCTGCATGCCGTCACGCACGTCAGATTGAGCAAGAACATGCTCAGGGAGCTGCATCGGTCTCAATTTCTGAACATGCGAAATCTGCGCATTCT CGACGCGTCTTCCAATAGATTAAGAACTCTGCCGGACAGCCTCTTCTTGAGCACCACTTCGATGATGATGCTCGATCTTTCCTGCAATCGCATCACGAGCTTAGCATCGGGAACATTTCACGGTCTAACGACGCTCGAGGAACTTTTGCTGGGAAAAAATCGTCTCTCGACTTTGGCGATCGACTTGTTTAGCGATTTGGTCAACCTAAAGTTTCTTCGTCTAGAAGAGAACCGATTGAAGGATCTACCGGACGAGGTGTTCCGGAGTCAAACATCGCTTCGGGAACTGAACGCGAGAGGCAATCAGCTCGCGACGATATCCGATGGTTTGCTGCTTCCTCTCCAACAGCTACAGTCTCTCGAGATGTCGAACAACAAGATAACTCGG ATCGACCCGTCCGCCTTTCAAGGATTGCTCGCGCTAGAAGAGCTTCAGCTAGGccataatcaaataaaaaccTTGACGCCAGGACTGTTCTCAACGACCGGGTCTTTGAAGCGGCTGGTGATTTACTCCAATGGCATAGAAAGCCTATCGCGTGGCGTTTTTCGTGGGCTAACCAACTTGACATCTCTGTTTCTGCACTCGAATCATCTGAGAATACTGCATCCTGAGCTATTCCAGGACACGCCCAATCTACGGAAACT GCAACTGGAATCCAATTACCTGTCCTCGTTACCGCCGCGAATACTGGACCCCGTACCCCACATCGAGCAGCTCCGGCTTGCTAGGAATCCTTGGCATTGCGATTGCGCAGCCTCCTACCTGGCCATGTGGTTGCAGAAAAAGTACCTAGCCTGCACGAATGGCTCCTCGGACGCGACGGAGAACGTGGGCGCCTGGGAATTTGGTGCTGGAGCGATATGCAGGGGTCCCGGCACTTTGGGAGGAAAGTCGTTGATGCGTTTAACGTTCCACGAGCTCTGCGAGGGTCAGTGGGCCTCGAT